ACCAAATACTGGCAATGTTGCTAATCTGCATTTCAATGTATAGTCAGTATAAATATTTTCGCAGTTTTGTACACGCAAGAGCAAAAACTGAGCCGGGTTTTACCTGTGGGATGATAAACTTTCCCGTGAGAAGACAAACAGCTGGTAATATGCAGTATATGAGGAGTGGTATTGATGTGAGTGGATAGATAGTGGTGTTGATGTAAGCAAATCTCTCCAGGAATTTAAGCCGTCCGCCATAGCCATACCATATCGGACAATGCCTGCTGAAAAGAATTTCCACCGAACCAAGCGCCCACCGAAGCACTTGGTTCAGACGATCTGAAAGGTTGATGGGGGCAGACCCCTTGAAAGCTGGTCGCTTAGGCATGCAGTAGATTGATCGCCAGCCGCGTGCATGCATCTTAAACCCGGTAAGAATATCTTCTGTAACAGAACCATAGATCCAACCAATCTGCAAAACACAACAGGAAGATTACAGATACGAAGCAAAAAAAAACAGGTTTAAAGCCAACAATAAATAGATCATCTCAGAGGTACGACCACAAAGAACATTCATGAATTCTTCTAACGAGCTCACATGTGAAACCTTTAGTTCTGTAAACCAGAACAAGAAACTTGACTTGATCATCAAAAAAAATTGGAACACCAGTTGATATAAGAAAAATGCTGGTATTATAGAGTGTACAACTTAATTACCTCCCTTCCCCAATCACTTCTGTCCTCATAACCACAGCTGATGACATGGATTGCTTCTTTCAGAAGAGACTCTGGAGTTGCAGACTGGGGAACACCACCGTACTCCATTAGAGTGGAGGCTACGAAAACACTGGACTGACCAAATCTCTTCTCCAGGCTCATTTGAGACATAAGAAGTGATTTCTCGTCATCAAATCCAGAACCTATTATACAATAGCATTCAGGTAAGAAAGAAATGTAGCCCTGTCCTACCTACCCTAGTCAAAAAAAAATGCTACGCTGACTAGCAACTACAGACAAAAGAAATTGAGCAACGGTTGTTATAGAGCCCAAAGATACCTTCAATACCCTCCTCTATATCTTCAAGATTGAACATTGGCACAGAACCGTCTGCATGCTTATCTGACTTCTTACTTCCTGTGCTCTTCGATTTTGAGGTTCTACCCCCACAAAGCTTAGAGAATAAACCTGACTCCTTGCTCTTCATCGGGGGTTCATAACCATATAAAGCTGTTCTGTTGAACACGCAACCAGTCCCCACATAAACTGGTCCTTGGATGCCATCAAGACCCCTCAAGTTAATCTGCAGCAAACAGATACAGGTTAGTTACAGATCATTGTCAAACAAATTTTAAGAAAAAGCTCATCCTGCAACAATATTAACAGTGGTTCATTAAAACTACTTGGTGCCAGTGAGATAAGAAAGTGATAAGCACAAGAACTTACATCAAAAAATACAGTATTCCTGTTTGCATATCTATCATTCGTATCAATTCCATCGAACCTCTGAGGAAACTGGACATAACAGATTTTCCTCCCTAGATTAGGGTCCATAAGAAAGCACATAGCCTCTCTTAGAGCGCTGCTATTGTTGATGTAGTGatcacaatcaagattcaacaTGTACTGCCCATTAGTAAGGACAGCTGATACACGAACCTGCAGAAAGCATTCCACTTCCATTACACCCAGGTAATCAAAGTATATAAGGCAACTTACGACTTCAGTGTTTAACTACTCACAAGGGCATTCATGGCACCAGCTTTCTTGTGGTGCTGGAATCCGGCACGTTTCTCACGAGACACATAAACCAAACGAGGAAGCTCATTGCCGTCACTATCAAGGCCTCCACTATGACCAAGGAAAACCTGAACATGACCAGAAACTTAAGTTAGAAAATGGTTACTGTAATAACCAGTCCTGCTGGCAGATCCAGCTCTTAATCAAGTAACCTTTGCTAGAACATGAGTCTGACCTGAAGCATTCCAGGATGGTCCCTAGTATTGTTCCCAGGCCAAGGTGTGCCATCTTGCATGATCCATCCTTCCTCAGGAACTTTCTCGGCCTTGGCTACAAGGCTATTGACGCGAACTTTGAACTCTTCATATTCTCTCTGTGGAGTTTAATAGAAATTAATGTCCTCAAATAGAAACTGGAACAACCAACAAATATACACTAATAAACTAAAATCTACCTTCATGGCTCGACGATCTTTAACGAATGAAGTCTGAACTTTGTCTTTCAAGAAATCAATTTTCTGAGCAAAGTACCACTCTGGTGCTCTGGGTTCTATGTTATACTTTTTACAAAATGGTACCCATTTTCTAGCAAACTCTGAAGTCTCAGCAAGTGCATCAAAGGTAAGCATCGCAGCTCCATCATCAGATACATAGCAAGATACTTTGTCAACAGGGTAGTCCACAGCAAGGATAGAAAGCACAGTATTTGCAGTGACAAGAGGAGGCTCCTTCATAGGATCCACAGTACTGACAAAAATGTCAACAGGAGCCAACTGAGACAACTCACCATCCCGGTCATACCTGATAGTGCAAGTGATATACTGTCAGTACTATGTCAGTATAAACATTTTTATTAGCACTACATATTGCACATCACCTTAAAGCCAGCCTATCAAGGTAAGTTTCACGATTGACTGGAGACCACTTGGGGAACTGATCCAAAATCCAGGAAAAAGCAAACCAAATCTCACATATCACGGACAGAAGCCAGAGTGGATATGCATTACGGACAGGGTTTGTGATACGGTAGTGCAGGAAGATGCAGAGGACAATCAATCGTAGCACAATGACCATCCTGTAGGGATTTATTCTGGATGAAGGAATTGGCACTTTTCTAGACAGAGGCTGGCGAGTTTCGTCATTCCTGCAATTCATATGGCCCAAGACAAAAGTTATTGCTGCAAGTCGTATACAAAAACTAGTATTTACAGTTTCAGCAAGATATGTATACCCATTAAGAATATGATCTAGCAATCTCTGTTCAAATGCAGGGTTAGTACCAGAAGGTATTCAAATATAAAAGAAACCCACCCAAGCTTACCTCACATAAATGTAAATTAGTCGGATAGAGAGAACAACACGAAGATGACTAATGATGTGCAAGAGAAATTATAACTCACAATAAGGGGTCTTCCATGCCATAGTCAGTGCATGCATCGATATCACCGTTTCCACGGCCTTCAGAAGGAGCGATGCTTGTTCCATTAGTCATGGGAATTGCACCCTTGTCTTTCATTTTCCAGCCATCAACTCTCTCTTTCCACGCAACGTTGCCAAGGCTGCCAGAGAACTCCCTTGATGGATTTGCTGGAAATATTCAGAAGCATGAAACAACTATTACATACTCACAGCGGGATGCAAGTAAAAAATCAAAGTACACACAAGATCATAATGGTACATATATACATATGAGAATGTTACATATATACATACGAGAATGGTTCACATAGGCAAATGGATGTCCACGCTTGCCAGCATTCCCCGCAGGGGACATCATATGATCGGGGGAAGCTCCAGAAATCTCTCCTGAGACCTGTGCAGACATAGACGAAAGCAAATGTCAGTTTCATATTCCCGAATACTGTTGTCACAATCAAAACAGGTTGCAATTTTTACAACCTGGCTATGAGAGAAACGCGGGATGTATCCATGAGGGATTTCTCCACTGTCATACTTGTGCAGCCCAATCTCACCGCTGCCGAACTTAGTGAGGCCAATATCATCACTAGCTCCCGAGTTCCTGCGCCAGGTGAGCATCTTCTCAGGAATCTTGTTTTTCTGATCCTGGTTGGCAGAAGCTGGGTAGTTGAAGTCACTGGCATCATCCTCGCTTTCATCCCCACGTGCTGGCGGGCTACCTAaacaacacaaaacaagaagaATCAC
This window of the Triticum aestivum cultivar Chinese Spring chromosome 5D, IWGSC CS RefSeq v2.1, whole genome shotgun sequence genome carries:
- the LOC123123364 gene encoding probable cellulose synthase A catalytic subunit 2 [UDP-forming], whose amino-acid sequence is MAGGGDAAKSGTGRHGGGQVCQICGDGVGAAADGELFAACDVCAFPVCRPCYEYERKEGTQACPQCKTKYKRHKGSPPARGDESEDDASDFNYPASANQDQKNKIPEKMLTWRRNSGASDDIGLTKFGSGEIGLHKYDSGEIPHGYIPRFSHSQVSGEISGASPDHMMSPAGNAGKRGHPFAYVNHSPNPSREFSGSLGNVAWKERVDGWKMKDKGAIPMTNGTSIAPSEGRGNGDIDACTDYGMEDPLLNDETRQPLSRKVPIPSSRINPYRMVIVLRLIVLCIFLHYRITNPVRNAYPLWLLSVICEIWFAFSWILDQFPKWSPVNRETYLDRLALRYDRDGELSQLAPVDIFVSTVDPMKEPPLVTANTVLSILAVDYPVDKVSCYVSDDGAAMLTFDALAETSEFARKWVPFCKKYNIEPRAPEWYFAQKIDFLKDKVQTSFVKDRRAMKREYEEFKVRVNSLVAKAEKVPEEGWIMQDGTPWPGNNTRDHPGMLQVFLGHSGGLDSDGNELPRLVYVSREKRAGFQHHKKAGAMNALVRVSAVLTNGQYMLNLDCDHYINNSSALREAMCFLMDPNLGRKICYVQFPQRFDGIDTNDRYANRNTVFFDINLRGLDGIQGPVYVGTGCVFNRTALYGYEPPMKSKESGLFSKLCGGRTSKSKSTGSKKSDKHADGSVPMFNLEDIEEGIEGSGFDDEKSLLMSQMSLEKRFGQSSVFVASTLMEYGGVPQSATPESLLKEAIHVISCGYEDRSDWGREIGWIYGSVTEDILTGFKMHARGWRSIYCMPKRPAFKGSAPINLSDRLNQVLRWALGSVEILFSRHCPIWYGYGGRLKFLERFAYINTTIYPLTSIPLLIYCILPAVCLLTGKFIIPQISNIASIWFISLFISIFATGILEMRWSGVGIDEWWRNEQFWVIGGISAHLFAVFQGLLKVLAGIDTSFTVTSKASDEDNDFAELYMFKWTTLLIPPTTILIINLVGVVAGTSYAINSGYQSWGPLFGKLFFAFWVIIHLYPFLKGLMGRQNRTPTIVVVWAILLASIFSLLWVRIDPFTTRVTGPDIRMCGINC